The following are from one region of the Paramicrobacterium humi genome:
- the ybaK gene encoding Cys-tRNA(Pro) deacylase — MSPKRARASTGTPATAALTKAGIPFTLRGYEHDPSAGSFGLEAADKLGIEAERVFKTLLCDVDARLVVGIVPVAGKLSLKALAAAVGGKRAVLADPREAERKTGYVVGGISPIGQKTALPTVLDASAIEHETILVSGGRRGLDIELDPQQLVALTRARVAPIAG, encoded by the coding sequence GTGAGCCCGAAGCGAGCGCGAGCGTCGACCGGAACACCGGCGACTGCCGCGCTGACGAAGGCGGGCATCCCGTTCACGCTGCGCGGCTACGAACACGACCCGTCGGCGGGCTCGTTCGGGCTCGAAGCGGCGGACAAGCTCGGAATCGAGGCCGAGCGCGTCTTCAAGACGCTGCTGTGCGACGTGGACGCGCGCCTCGTCGTCGGCATCGTGCCGGTCGCGGGCAAGCTCTCGCTCAAAGCCCTCGCGGCGGCCGTCGGAGGCAAGCGCGCGGTGTTGGCCGACCCGCGGGAGGCCGAGCGCAAGACCGGATATGTCGTCGGCGGGATCAGCCCCATCGGGCAGAAGACCGCGCTTCCGACGGTGCTCGACGCCTCGGCGATCGAGCACGAGACGATCCTCGTCTCCGGGGGACGCCGCGGATTGGACATCGAGCTCGACCCGCAGCAGCTCGTCGCGCTGACGCGAGCGCGCGTCGCGCCCATCGCCGGCTGA
- the glgX gene encoding glycogen debranching protein GlgX — translation MMTAETLLPLGLQLTDDGGAVSVWSHNATSIELVVFGDDEQRVPMERGDGDVWMAHSSALRPGTGYGFRVAGENGRFDPSVVLLDPYAKGVVSDGDGGYRSVAVDESFDWGEIPKPRIALQDTIIYETHVKGYSKQNRAIPEELRGTYAGLAHDESIARLKNLGVTSIELLPVQAFRSEQRLLENELANYWGYNTLAFFAPHPAYASESARAEGPSAVLREFKQMVRRLHEAELEVILDVVYNHTAEEGPKGPTLSLRGIDDASYYRQGEDCEYIDTTGVGNTLNTSTPAAAQLVLDSLRYWATELQVDGFRFDLATALGRGEHHEYSREHPLLAAISADPVLSASKLIAEPWDVGVGGWQTGNFPDGWSEWNDKFRNRARSFWLTDIAYARQTGRAPVGIGGFATRLAGSSNTFSAERGPLASVNFISAHDGFTLADLVSYDVKHNEANKEDGADGTDNNLSFNHGVEGPTGDREIQWVRRKAMRNLLATLLLSSGVPMITAGDEFGRSQEGNNNPYCHDSPLTWLPYQRDQWQDDLLAHARRLITLRHENLALRPQKFARADEKVPGSSTMTWFDSLGNTMSEEDWQDGRQRTLQYLATSTPYGEEKVNSVLLVVHGNEIPGVVTLPRLDRINRYEHLWSSADDRPRADPETRTPGDVIGIAPASMSLFRVHRSAGAVES, via the coding sequence ATGATGACAGCCGAAACCCTTCTCCCCCTCGGGCTTCAGCTGACGGACGACGGCGGCGCCGTGAGCGTGTGGTCGCACAACGCGACGAGCATCGAGCTCGTGGTCTTCGGCGACGACGAGCAACGGGTGCCGATGGAGCGCGGCGACGGCGACGTGTGGATGGCGCACTCGAGCGCGCTGCGCCCCGGGACCGGCTACGGCTTCCGCGTCGCCGGCGAGAACGGGCGTTTCGACCCCAGCGTCGTCCTGCTTGACCCGTACGCGAAAGGCGTCGTCTCGGACGGCGACGGCGGGTACCGCTCCGTCGCCGTCGACGAGTCCTTCGACTGGGGCGAGATCCCGAAACCGCGCATCGCACTCCAGGACACCATCATCTACGAGACGCACGTCAAGGGGTACTCGAAGCAGAACCGCGCCATTCCGGAGGAGCTGCGGGGAACCTACGCTGGCCTCGCCCACGACGAGTCCATAGCGAGACTGAAGAACCTTGGCGTGACGAGCATCGAGCTGCTGCCCGTTCAGGCGTTCCGCTCGGAGCAACGCCTGCTCGAGAACGAGCTGGCGAACTACTGGGGGTACAACACTCTCGCGTTCTTCGCCCCCCACCCGGCGTATGCGAGCGAGTCCGCGCGCGCCGAAGGCCCCTCGGCGGTGCTGCGCGAGTTCAAGCAGATGGTGCGGCGGCTGCATGAGGCAGAGCTCGAGGTCATTCTCGACGTCGTCTACAACCACACGGCGGAGGAAGGGCCCAAGGGGCCCACGCTGAGCCTGCGGGGCATCGACGACGCCTCCTACTACCGCCAGGGCGAGGACTGCGAGTACATCGACACGACGGGTGTCGGCAACACGCTCAACACGTCGACCCCTGCTGCGGCGCAACTCGTGCTGGACTCGCTGCGCTACTGGGCGACGGAGCTGCAGGTCGACGGCTTCCGCTTCGATCTCGCGACGGCGCTCGGGCGCGGTGAGCATCACGAGTACTCTCGGGAGCACCCGCTGCTCGCCGCGATCAGCGCGGACCCGGTGCTCAGCGCCTCGAAGCTCATCGCCGAACCGTGGGATGTCGGCGTCGGTGGCTGGCAGACCGGAAACTTCCCCGACGGCTGGTCGGAGTGGAACGACAAGTTCCGCAACCGGGCGCGGTCGTTCTGGCTCACCGATATCGCCTACGCCCGGCAGACGGGCCGCGCGCCCGTCGGCATCGGCGGCTTCGCGACGCGGTTGGCCGGCTCGTCGAACACGTTCTCGGCGGAGCGCGGCCCGCTGGCATCCGTCAACTTCATCAGCGCCCACGACGGCTTCACCCTCGCCGATCTCGTCTCGTATGACGTCAAGCACAACGAGGCCAACAAGGAAGACGGCGCGGACGGCACCGACAACAACCTCTCGTTCAACCACGGCGTCGAAGGCCCGACGGGCGATCGCGAGATCCAGTGGGTGCGTCGTAAGGCGATGCGCAACCTGCTCGCGACACTGCTGCTGTCGTCCGGAGTGCCGATGATCACGGCGGGCGACGAGTTCGGCCGCTCACAAGAGGGAAACAATAACCCGTACTGCCACGATTCCCCGCTCACCTGGCTGCCGTACCAGCGCGATCAGTGGCAGGACGACCTGCTTGCGCACGCGCGCCGCCTCATCACCCTTCGGCACGAGAACCTCGCGCTGCGGCCGCAGAAGTTCGCGCGTGCGGACGAGAAGGTCCCCGGCTCGAGCACCATGACGTGGTTCGACAGTCTCGGCAACACGATGAGCGAAGAGGACTGGCAGGACGGCCGGCAGCGCACCCTGCAGTACCTCGCGACGTCGACGCCGTACGGCGAGGAGAAGGTCAACAGCGTGCTGCTCGTCGTGCACGGCAACGAGATCCCCGGCGTCGTCACGCTGCCGCGCCTTGACCGCATCAACCGGTACGAGCACCTCTGGAGCAGCGCCGACGACCGGCCGAGAGCCGACCCGGAGACGCGCACGCCGGGCGATGTCATCGGAATCGCTCCCGCGTCGATGTCGCTGTTCCGCGTGCACCGCTCCGCCGGCGCCGTCGAGTCGTGA
- a CDS encoding cysteine desulfurase family protein, translating into MSVYLDHAATTPMRAEALTAYTDALRLVGNPASIHSSGQRAKQLLEESREVIAASLGCDSIEAILTSGGTESINLALKGLYWKRNAAGDRPVVLAPGGEHHATIDTLEWLAAHDGADMRWMPLDADGALRPEVFEAALAEAGDRAALATVILANNEVGTIQPVAALSRVAAAHGVPLHVDAVAAYGHVPIDVARLRAESRSAGEAGLVALSVSAHKIGGPVGVGALYLARTAVIEPLLHGGGQQRQVRSGTQDVAGGIAFAAAARVATAELDAESRRLRALRNRLVEGVRQRVPDAVLNGPADDARLPGNAHFSFPGCEGDSLLFLLDMAGVAVSTGSACQAGIPEPSHVLRAMGRSETEARGALRITMGHTTTDADVDAFLDALPGAYRQAAKAGFADRDVPRR; encoded by the coding sequence GTGAGCGTGTATCTCGACCACGCTGCGACGACGCCGATGCGCGCTGAAGCGCTGACAGCATACACCGACGCGCTCCGGCTCGTCGGGAATCCCGCCTCCATCCACTCGAGCGGACAGCGCGCCAAGCAGCTGCTCGAGGAATCCCGCGAGGTCATCGCCGCCTCCCTCGGCTGCGACTCCATCGAGGCGATCCTCACGTCGGGCGGGACGGAGTCGATAAATCTGGCGCTCAAGGGACTGTACTGGAAGCGGAACGCCGCCGGCGACCGTCCCGTCGTGCTCGCGCCGGGCGGAGAGCATCACGCGACGATCGACACTCTCGAGTGGCTCGCCGCGCACGACGGCGCCGACATGCGCTGGATGCCGCTCGACGCCGACGGCGCGCTGCGTCCCGAGGTCTTCGAGGCCGCGCTCGCCGAGGCCGGCGACCGCGCGGCGCTTGCGACGGTCATTCTCGCGAACAACGAGGTGGGCACGATCCAACCCGTCGCGGCGCTCAGCCGCGTCGCGGCCGCTCACGGGGTTCCCCTCCACGTCGACGCCGTCGCCGCCTACGGGCACGTGCCGATCGACGTCGCTCGGCTGCGGGCCGAGAGCAGATCGGCGGGCGAGGCCGGTCTCGTCGCCCTGAGCGTCTCGGCGCACAAGATCGGAGGACCGGTCGGCGTCGGCGCGCTCTACCTCGCGCGCACGGCGGTCATCGAGCCGCTCCTGCACGGCGGAGGGCAGCAGCGGCAAGTGCGCTCGGGCACGCAAGACGTCGCGGGCGGCATCGCCTTCGCCGCGGCGGCGCGCGTCGCGACAGCGGAACTCGACGCAGAGTCGCGGCGGCTCCGCGCGCTGCGGAACAGGCTCGTCGAGGGCGTGCGGCAGCGGGTCCCGGATGCCGTCCTCAACGGCCCCGCCGACGATGCGCGGCTGCCGGGCAACGCGCACTTCAGCTTCCCCGGCTGCGAGGGGGACTCGCTCCTGTTCCTGCTCGACATGGCCGGAGTCGCCGTATCGACCGGGTCGGCGTGCCAGGCCGGCATCCCCGAGCCCTCGCACGTGCTGCGCGCCATGGGCAGAAGCGAGACCGAGGCGAGGGGAGCGCTCCGCATCACGATGGGGCACACGACAACGGACGCCGACGTCGACGCTTTCCTCGATGCGCTTCCCGGCGCGTACCGGCAGGCGGCGAAGGCCGGCTTCGCCGACCGGGACGTCCCGCGCCGCTGA
- the mnmA gene encoding tRNA 2-thiouridine(34) synthase MnmA — MKVLAAMSGGVDSAVAAARAVEAGHEVVGVHLALSRMPGTLRTGSRGCCTIEDSMDAQRAANMIGIPYYVWDFSERFKLDVVDDFIAEYAAGRTPNPCMRCNEKIKFAALLEKALDLGFDAVCTGHYADIRVDDDGNRELHRASAWAKDQSYVLGVLTAEQLEHAMFPLGDTPSKALVREEAARRGFTVASKPDSHDICFIPDGDTKGWLAEHVGSKDGEILDREGNVVGSHEGAHAYTVGQRRGLNLGVPAPDGRPRFVLEVKPRTNEVVVGPKEALAIAEIAGHRFSWAGLAPRHPESEFACEVQIRAHADPVAAIGVVRDDEHGQPEFTVRPETPLDGVAPGQTAVVYVGTRVLGQFTIDRTVSAVPVGA, encoded by the coding sequence ATGAAGGTTCTCGCTGCCATGTCCGGAGGAGTCGACTCCGCCGTCGCCGCTGCCCGCGCCGTGGAGGCCGGCCACGAGGTCGTCGGCGTGCACCTTGCGCTCAGCCGCATGCCCGGCACGCTGCGCACGGGAAGCCGCGGCTGCTGCACGATCGAGGACTCGATGGACGCCCAGCGCGCGGCGAACATGATCGGCATCCCGTACTACGTCTGGGACTTCTCGGAGCGGTTCAAGCTCGACGTCGTCGACGATTTCATCGCCGAGTACGCGGCGGGGCGCACCCCGAACCCGTGCATGCGGTGCAACGAGAAGATCAAGTTCGCCGCCCTGCTCGAGAAAGCGCTCGACCTCGGCTTCGACGCCGTGTGCACGGGCCACTACGCCGACATCCGCGTCGACGACGACGGAAATCGCGAACTGCACCGCGCGAGCGCGTGGGCGAAGGACCAGTCATACGTGCTCGGCGTGCTCACCGCCGAGCAGCTCGAGCACGCGATGTTCCCGCTCGGCGACACGCCATCGAAGGCCCTCGTGCGCGAGGAGGCCGCGCGCCGCGGCTTCACTGTCGCGAGCAAGCCCGACAGCCACGACATCTGCTTCATCCCCGACGGCGATACGAAGGGCTGGCTCGCCGAGCACGTGGGCAGCAAGGACGGCGAAATCCTCGACCGGGAGGGCAACGTCGTCGGCAGCCACGAGGGCGCCCACGCCTACACGGTTGGGCAGCGCCGCGGCCTCAACCTCGGCGTCCCCGCGCCGGACGGGCGGCCGCGCTTCGTTCTCGAGGTCAAGCCGCGCACGAACGAGGTCGTCGTCGGCCCGAAGGAGGCGCTCGCGATCGCGGAGATCGCCGGGCACCGCTTCAGCTGGGCGGGCCTCGCGCCGCGGCATCCGGAATCCGAGTTCGCGTGCGAGGTGCAGATCCGTGCGCACGCCGATCCCGTCGCCGCGATCGGGGTCGTGCGGGATGATGAGCACGGGCAGCCCGAGTTCACCGTGCGACCGGAGACGCCGCTCGACGGCGTCGCGCCGGGACAGACCGCTGTTGTCTATGTGGGAACCCGCGTGCTCGGCCAGTTCACGATCGATCGCACGGTCAGCGCCGTTCCGGTCGGCGCGTAG
- a CDS encoding IclR family transcriptional regulator, which translates to MAQNSDPYRVEAVDRAMALLDLLTERGTLSVTDAAHELSVAPSTAHRLLTTMTHRGFVEQGEKRLYHPGPKLNGQRTDGNQLRSIVKQFRPSLERLAEKVAETVHLQILTGPDVRFLDGIEGHQFLRIGLRIGSRAPAFTTSGGKAILADLGDASIAALYPTGLPPWRGEKPKSLDRLRTELRRVRETGYAVNVGESEPGVVALGACIAREPSLAMTVAVPQERYEPAREASIAEALLEAAAMARNAR; encoded by the coding sequence GTGGCGCAGAATTCTGATCCGTATCGGGTCGAGGCGGTCGACAGGGCGATGGCGCTCCTCGATCTGCTCACCGAGCGTGGCACGCTGAGCGTCACGGATGCGGCACATGAGCTGTCCGTCGCGCCGTCGACGGCGCACCGGCTGCTGACCACCATGACGCACCGCGGGTTCGTGGAACAGGGCGAGAAGCGGCTGTACCACCCGGGTCCGAAGCTCAACGGGCAGCGCACCGACGGAAATCAGCTGCGTTCGATCGTGAAGCAGTTCCGGCCGAGCCTCGAGCGTCTTGCCGAGAAGGTCGCCGAGACGGTGCACCTGCAGATCCTCACGGGCCCCGACGTGCGCTTCCTCGATGGCATCGAAGGGCACCAGTTCTTGCGGATCGGGCTGCGCATCGGCTCTCGCGCTCCCGCGTTCACGACCTCGGGCGGCAAGGCGATTCTCGCGGATCTGGGCGATGCGTCCATCGCGGCGCTTTATCCGACGGGACTGCCGCCGTGGCGGGGCGAGAAGCCGAAGTCCCTCGACAGGCTGCGCACCGAACTCCGGCGGGTCCGCGAGACGGGCTACGCGGTGAACGTGGGCGAGAGCGAACCGGGCGTCGTCGCGCTCGGCGCGTGCATCGCGCGTGAGCCCTCTCTCGCGATGACCGTGGCGGTGCCGCAGGAGCGCTACGAGCCGGCGCGCGAGGCGTCGATCGCGGAGGCGCTTCTCGAGGCCGCCGCCATGGCGCGCAACGCCCGCTGA
- the ligA gene encoding NAD-dependent DNA ligase LigA, which produces MTEASELTREQASAEVEQLTSRILELRDAYYERDTSLVSDAEYDAMMRRLEQIERMFPELQGQDSPTQTVGGRAETTLFAPVTHVERMLSLDNVFSDDELRAWAERTERAAGRGIHYLSELKIDGLAVNLLYENGRLVTAATRGDGVVGEDVTENVRHIHSIPRRLSGEGHPERVEARGEIFFPVEAFRELNEKQLAAGEKVFANPRNAASGSLRQKAEGKSPAQLELMRDRLSRLRMLVHGIGAWPNPPVSSQSEIYDLLAGWGLPTSSHYRVFDSIDGVIGYVHHYGENRASVEHEIDGIVVKVDELALHDELGATSRAPRWATAFKYPPEQVNTPLLDIVVSVGRTGRATPYAVVEPVRVAGSTVSQATLHNQDVVKAKGVLIGDTVVLRKAGDVIPEILGPVVELRDGTERPFVMPTECPECGSTLRPAKEGDIDLRCPNARSCPAQVRGRVEHIGSRGALDIEGLGEVSASALTQPLEPAEPPLVTEAALFDLTVADIFPIRTVVHDSETGLERTDEQGSVKVVRPFARRRMKADGPYDPDAAEFSGDADSVPSKSATELIANIEQAKTRPLSRLLVALNIRHVGPVAGRALADWFGSLDAIRSATREELADVEGVGGIIADAVLDWFEVDWHRDIVDAWTAAGVQFATPGHPGPGAAAKAGGVLAGLTVVATGSLEGFSRDGAKEAIMNAGGKAASSVSKKTDFVAAGPGAGSKLAKAEELGLRIIDAAQFARLVVEGPGFLDEE; this is translated from the coding sequence GTGACAGAAGCCAGCGAACTGACTCGAGAGCAGGCCTCGGCGGAGGTCGAGCAGCTCACCTCGCGCATCCTCGAGCTGCGCGACGCCTACTACGAGCGCGACACGTCGCTCGTCTCCGACGCCGAGTACGACGCCATGATGCGCCGGCTCGAGCAGATCGAGCGCATGTTCCCCGAGCTGCAGGGCCAGGACAGTCCCACGCAGACCGTCGGCGGGCGCGCCGAGACGACGCTGTTCGCGCCCGTGACGCACGTGGAGCGGATGCTGAGCCTCGACAACGTCTTCAGCGACGACGAACTGCGGGCGTGGGCGGAGCGCACCGAGCGGGCCGCCGGTCGCGGCATCCACTATCTCTCCGAGCTCAAGATCGACGGACTGGCCGTGAACCTGCTGTACGAGAACGGCCGGCTCGTGACCGCCGCGACCCGCGGTGACGGCGTCGTGGGCGAGGACGTCACCGAGAACGTGCGCCACATCCACTCCATCCCGAGACGGCTTTCCGGTGAGGGCCACCCCGAACGCGTCGAGGCGCGCGGGGAGATCTTCTTCCCCGTGGAGGCGTTCCGCGAACTCAACGAGAAGCAGCTCGCCGCGGGGGAGAAGGTGTTCGCGAACCCGCGCAACGCGGCGAGCGGCAGCCTGCGGCAGAAGGCGGAAGGGAAGTCGCCCGCTCAACTCGAGCTCATGCGCGACCGACTGTCTCGGCTGCGGATGCTCGTGCACGGCATCGGCGCCTGGCCGAACCCGCCCGTGTCGAGCCAGTCGGAGATCTACGACCTGCTCGCCGGCTGGGGGCTGCCCACCTCGAGCCACTACCGGGTCTTCGACAGCATCGACGGAGTCATCGGCTACGTGCACCACTACGGCGAGAACCGCGCGAGTGTCGAGCACGAGATCGACGGCATTGTCGTCAAGGTCGACGAGCTCGCTCTGCACGACGAGCTCGGCGCCACAAGCCGGGCGCCGCGCTGGGCGACCGCCTTCAAATATCCGCCGGAGCAGGTCAACACACCGCTGCTCGACATCGTCGTGAGCGTCGGGCGCACGGGGCGGGCGACGCCGTACGCGGTCGTGGAGCCCGTGCGCGTCGCCGGGTCCACGGTGAGCCAGGCGACGCTGCACAACCAGGACGTCGTGAAGGCGAAGGGCGTGCTGATCGGAGACACGGTCGTGCTGCGCAAGGCGGGGGATGTGATCCCCGAGATCCTCGGCCCGGTCGTCGAGCTGCGCGACGGAACCGAGCGGCCCTTCGTGATGCCGACCGAATGCCCCGAGTGTGGTTCGACGCTGCGCCCCGCCAAGGAGGGCGACATCGACTTGCGCTGCCCCAACGCACGTTCGTGTCCCGCGCAAGTGCGCGGGCGCGTCGAGCACATCGGCAGCAGGGGAGCCCTGGACATCGAAGGGCTCGGCGAAGTGAGCGCCTCCGCTCTCACGCAGCCGCTCGAGCCCGCGGAGCCGCCGCTCGTGACCGAGGCTGCCCTTTTCGATCTGACGGTTGCCGACATCTTCCCCATCCGCACCGTCGTGCACGATTCGGAGACGGGCCTCGAGCGCACGGACGAGCAGGGGTCGGTGAAGGTCGTCCGTCCGTTCGCGAGACGCCGGATGAAGGCCGACGGCCCGTACGACCCGGACGCGGCGGAATTCTCCGGCGACGCGGACTCCGTGCCCTCGAAGAGCGCGACCGAGCTCATCGCGAACATCGAGCAGGCGAAGACCAGGCCGCTGTCGCGGCTGCTCGTCGCCCTCAATATTCGCCACGTCGGTCCGGTGGCCGGCCGGGCTCTCGCGGACTGGTTCGGCTCGCTCGACGCGATCCGTTCGGCGACCCGCGAGGAACTCGCCGATGTCGAGGGCGTCGGCGGCATCATCGCCGACGCCGTGCTCGACTGGTTCGAGGTCGACTGGCACCGTGACATCGTCGACGCGTGGACCGCGGCGGGCGTGCAGTTCGCCACGCCGGGCCACCCGGGACCGGGAGCGGCGGCGAAGGCCGGCGGGGTTCTCGCGGGACTCACTGTCGTCGCGACCGGCTCGCTCGAGGGCTTCAGCAGGGACGGTGCGAAGGAGGCGATCATGAACGCGGGAGGCAAGGCCGCGTCGAGCGTCTCGAAGAAGACCGACTTCGTCGCCGCAGGACCGGGCGCCGGCTCGAAGCTCGCGAAGGCGGAGGAGCTCGGCCTGCGGATCATCGACGCCGCGCAGTTCGCGCGGCTCGTCGTCGAGGGCCCCGGCTTCCTCGACGAGGAATGA